Part of the Bacteriovorax stolpii genome, AGAATTCGGTAAAGGGATGATGGTTCCGACGTTTGAGAAGGCCGCTTTTGCGCTTATGCCAGGTGAAGTTTCACAACCAGTGCGCACACAGTTTGGTTTTCACTTAATCAAAAGACTTAAATAAACGATTCAAAGTATTCAAATATTTTCTTTCTCATGAGGACGGTCGTTAACGTTCCGGCCTCATGACCTAATTTATAACGGTCGATGGAATGAGGGGGACACTCTCTTGCTAAAAGCTCCTGAGTCACCGTTGGCACTCCCGTATCTCTTAAAGCAATCACTTGATGGAATGGCACTTTGATGTCTTTGCAAGAAAGACTTGGGTCATTTTTTAAATAACCTCGAAGATAAGTTTCGTATTGATCCACATCACTCATGCCGAGCGTGCGCATGTGTCTTTCTCTAAACTCTCTGATTTGTAAAACTGTTGAGCGGGCATAAATGTAAGGCAGGTCTCCTCCTGCTGTTGCAAACCAGGCCGCTTTAATCCGCGGGACGTAGGCGGTGATAAGCACACTGGTAATTCCTCCCTGACTTGCCCCAAGAGCAAAGACGGGAAGAGTGGAAGGAAGGTTAAGTTTAAAATCGACGTAATTAATAAAACTAATAACAGAAACCACCGGACGGTAGTAGTCGCTGTCGAGTTTATCCATGTCGGGATTGGGTTTGTTAAGTTCTGTTTCAAAAAGATAGGGAACAATAACGACATAACCGCGTTTAGAAAAATACTGGGCGTTTGATCCTTCAATGGAGTTCACCCCACCAATTGTTGGGTAGATCACTAACACTGCCTTTATCGGAGTACCCGTTGGTTTGTAAACGATGGCCTCATATTCATAGGCTTCGACTTTGGTTTTTATCTCAAACGTTTCGTAGTGGCGGCTGTCGGCCTCTTCTTGATAAGGGGCGAGCGTTTGATTCTCCGGTGGGATTGCTAGTGCCGGATGCATGAAAGTGAAAAGAGAACAGAATATGGTGACCAATACTGTCTTCATAACTAAACCCTAGGCCTCAAAAAAAGAGGTCGCAAGAGTTTTTCAAATGACGTTTTTGCTGCAGTATCGGTAAGAGTTTAAAAGGCCGCGGGTGTCTTGCGGCCGTCTAAAAAATGTTAAGTACGTGACGGAATTGCTTCTAAGAATTCTTTGCAAACAGTTTCCACTTCTTCTTGAGGGACTGGTTTTGAAAATGTCGAAACGATTTGTCTTCCGATCACATTCATACCGATAAATGAAAGTTGCATTCTTAGAATTGAGAGAACGCTGATACCACCGCCGCCGCTGCTGGTTGCGATCATACCTGTTTTTCTATTGAAAGTGTCGCGCCAGTTTTTTGTCGAACGGCTAACCCATGCAATGAAGTTGTTCAGAACAGGAGGAGGCCCTCCGTTGTATTCCGGCGCCACGATGACAAAACCATCGACATCAAGGAGGTCCTTGAATGGGGCCACGAGAACCTCTGCCTTGTGGTGAGATTCAGAAAGAGATGTATAAAGAGGAAGGTTTAGTTCAACCAGGTTCAACAAATGGGCCTCTGCCTTATTGTTTTTAAGGTGAGTGACGATTGACTTTGCTAGTTCTAAGTTCTTCCCGACACTTGCGGTGATGACACATATTTTTTTCATTTCAAAAATTTACCCTAGGATTAATCCTTTTGAAAGCTCTCCTATGTTCAAAAAATATATAATATTTACACCAGCGGAATTATTCTGGTTTGAATTGTGCTAATTTCTCCTCCAAATTTAATAAGTTTTGAGGGTTTTTATGAAGAAGTCTTTATTTGGGTTATCTATTTTGGCGATGTCTTTTGCGGTGTCTGGAGTTGAGTTTTCAACTGAGCAAAGAGCTTTAGTTGCTAGTCTTAAGGATTCGCTGATTCAAAGCCGTCCGACTTTCGAAGCAATAGCAAAAAGTACGAATGCTTCAGCAGTTGAGTGGAACAAGCTTGGAATGCTTGCTAAGAAATCGTATGCAAATAAATACTGTGATAGGCACGGGCAGGATACTGTTAAGGCTATGAATTTATTTTATGCTGTGTTTGGAAAAAACCGTGCAGAAATACAGAAACTGAGCGGGCCTAGCGCTAAAGCTATGAATCACAATTTACTTTGCGTGGAAACGAATATGAGTTTCTCATTGAGTTCTTGTAAGCTTGTTGATGAGAGCGCGAAGCTCGCTAAGATGGCCATGGATTGCTATGCAATGTCTTTAGTGCAGATGGATGAGATTCTGGCCACAGAGGCGCCGAAGCCGAGCGAGCCGACGAAACCGGAAGAGCCAACTAAGCCGAGTGAGCCGACGAAACCAAGTGAGCCTTCTACTCCAATCGATATGGGAAGCTTACCTCTTGAGGTGAGAGAGAAGTTAGCGGATATTTCTGGTGTTATTTATGAAAATAAAGAGGAAGCAAGAAGATTTCTTCAATTAGCAGAGATTTACAATAAAGATTGGTCTCCTTCTGGACGCTACAGTACACAAAAGGCAATTCAATACTGTGAGAAAATTGCTTTTCATGATCATAAAAAAGCATTACCCAAACTAGGAGCAATCAAAATTGAGGTTCTGGATTCTCTTGATCAATCTTTACAGGAAACTATTATTTTAAGAAATAGCCTTAGTACTTTATATGTAAAATACGCTGAAGCGATTAATGGATGTATAAACATTAATCAAAGCTATCAAGCAATTGTAAATGCTGATAAAGCAGCAAGAAATATTTCACAAACTATTGAAAAAATGCTGATGGGGAATAAAGTCATTGTAGAAGATTTTCAAAGAGTTGTTACAGGAAAAACAAGGATCGTTTTTCTAAAGGATTATAAGAGAGATGATGGCACAAAAGAAATGTATTCACCTTTCAGTGGAAAACAATGTCTACTATTAACAGGATCTCCAACTGATACTATTCCAGCTGGAACAGATATCGCTATTACAGAACAAAAAAATAATCCACCTTCGAACTATCCTGGACAGCCTGGAATTTATGGCTTGTTTATTGGTGCTACTGATAAAGATACGGGTGCTAGCGTCCTTTGCTTAAAAGGTGTGAGCATTGATGAAGTCCAATTGATGCTAAATAGAGTCGGTGTTGAAATTAGAGACCTAGAATAATCACAGGGGAGGCTTAGCCTCCCCTTGATTCCCGACACTTACGCTCTTTATACACCCCCTGTAATCTTTTCAACAACCCACCCGATTTTTAGGGTTCTGTTAGCATATCCCTATATGAGGAAAATACTTGGGACTATTTTATTCATGCTGTGTCTTTCTGTGCAGACACAAGCCAAGGTGTATGAACATACCCAAGGGAATCGTTTAACCCTTTTAGAAGACCCAGCTGCGGCCGTAGACTATAAAGTCGAACTGATCAAAAAGGCCAAGCACCACATCAACATCATTACATTTTTCTGGGACGACACAAGTGTCCCAAAGCGATTGGCTGAAGAGCTCAATAAGGCCAATGCCCGTGGAGTTGAAATCCGCGTGCTGTCGACATTTATCTCGACTATTGGAGTGGACTTTTTTGGGCAAGGAAGAAAAGAGCTTGATCCAACAACGGATGCCGTTTTTGCTTATCTGCAATTAACTCCTGGAACTCAATTTTCTCTTACTCATAGCTTGCATGAAAAGATCTTCCTGGTAGATAGTGAGCTGGCCATCTTAGGAGGAAGAAATATCTCTGATAGCTCACTTTCTGGAAAAGATATGGAAGTGGAGTTGCGTGGCCCGGTTGTTAATCAAGTGCAGGATCACTTCAAGCGCATGTTCGACTTCGTGGCAGGACAAAAGATTAAAACCAACTGTGCTTCAGATGAAACGACAAGATGTGAAGACTCATACAAGCGTATGATCTTTAGTGAAAATGATAAGTATTTTTTTCCCGTTCAGCCGGTTTATGCTGATGGGGATGAGGCCCGCATTCTTTCTCACGAAGCTGTCCTTCATCAATACGAAAAGGGAATGAATAGAAAAGAGCGCCTACTTCAGCAGGATGATATTCTGGATACAGTGACAAAAATTGATTTCAAAAAAATGCGTGCCTATAACTACTTTATGATTCCTACTGAGCGCTATAGAGAATTCCTGGAAAAGAATTTAAAAGAAGGGGATTCAATTGAAATCATCACTAACAGTTTAGAGTCGGCGAAATTCTCTAACAATGCTGGCTATATTTATTCTCTTCCAGATGCCCGTCAGTTGGTTTTAGATGGAATTGAGCTTTACCAGTGGCAGAGAAATCAGAAATTAAATTATGTACATGAAAAAGTGCTTATCTTCGACGAGGATCATGTGATCATTGGGTCACACAACTTCGGAACAGGAAGCACAAGTGTGAGTAATGAAATCGCGGTAGAGATTAAATCAAAGAGAATTGCTTCAAGACTTATCGATGTTTTTGAAGGTGAAAAAGAAAACTCTGCTATTACTAAAAAGGCCGATGTGGAACTTCTGGATAAAGAGATCGATCAGCATGAGAGATTGATTGAAATTTACAGAAGCAAAATCTTAGGAAGCGTTCTGCGCGAGATCTACTAAAAAGAGGGACCGAAGTCCCCCTTATCAATTCTATCCCTTTCTCAGGTTTGAGTATGCTTGGAAGGCCGGACGCTCACCGATAGCATTTAACCAAAGGTTCACATTTTTGTATGGACTCATATCAAGTCCAATGTGAGGAGCAATGCTTACAACTGAAGCTGTGTTTAGGTCAGCTAGAGAGAAGTTTTTTCCGTTTAAGTAAGTTTTATTAGCAAGAGCATTGTCCAGGACCTGGAAGTAAGCTGGAAGCTTTGCCATGTTTTCGTCGATCACAGTTTGTGATCTTTTTTCTTCAGGCATGAAAACCTTTTGAATGAAGACCTGGATAATAGGGTCTTGAAGTTCAGAACTTGCCCAGAAACTCCACTGGTAAGAAAGAGCTCTTTCTTCAGCGCTCATTCCTAAAAGTTCTGGTTTATATTTATCAGCGATGTAGAAGTTAATCGCCATTGATTCAAAAAGAGTGGTGTTTCCATCTACTAGAGCTGGTACTTTTCCGTTTGGATTAAGGGCCAGGAAAGCTTCTGACTTGTGTTCTTTTGTTCTCATGTCCACTTGTTTGTTTTCGTAAGCTACACCGGCTTCTTCCAGACACCATAGACATCTTCCAGCACTTGAGCGCGCAGGGCCATAAAGAGTAATCATAAAAATCCTTGGTTGAGGTTCAATCTTAAAGTCAGTAAAAGATAGCAGAACGAGAGGTGAGTTGTCTTGACTCTTCAAATCTAGGCTGACTAAACTAATTTCTATGAAAAATTTAATCTTGGCCTTAACTATTGTTTTCCCATTATTAACGTTTGCCAACGAAGCTATCAGGCTCGACG contains:
- a CDS encoding phospholipase D-like domain-containing protein — encoded protein: MRKILGTILFMLCLSVQTQAKVYEHTQGNRLTLLEDPAAAVDYKVELIKKAKHHINIITFFWDDTSVPKRLAEELNKANARGVEIRVLSTFISTIGVDFFGQGRKELDPTTDAVFAYLQLTPGTQFSLTHSLHEKIFLVDSELAILGGRNISDSSLSGKDMEVELRGPVVNQVQDHFKRMFDFVAGQKIKTNCASDETTRCEDSYKRMIFSENDKYFFPVQPVYADGDEARILSHEAVLHQYEKGMNRKERLLQQDDILDTVTKIDFKKMRAYNYFMIPTERYREFLEKNLKEGDSIEIITNSLESAKFSNNAGYIYSLPDARQLVLDGIELYQWQRNQKLNYVHEKVLIFDEDHVIIGSHNFGTGSTSVSNEIAVEIKSKRIASRLIDVFEGEKENSAITKKADVELLDKEIDQHERLIEIYRSKILGSVLREIY
- a CDS encoding NADPH-dependent FMN reductase; translation: MKKICVITASVGKNLELAKSIVTHLKNNKAEAHLLNLVELNLPLYTSLSESHHKAEVLVAPFKDLLDVDGFVIVAPEYNGGPPPVLNNFIAWVSRSTKNWRDTFNRKTGMIATSSGGGGISVLSILRMQLSFIGMNVIGRQIVSTFSKPVPQEEVETVCKEFLEAIPSRT
- a CDS encoding glutathione S-transferase family protein, whose product is MITLYGPARSSAGRCLWCLEEAGVAYENKQVDMRTKEHKSEAFLALNPNGKVPALVDGNTTLFESMAINFYIADKYKPELLGMSAEERALSYQWSFWASSELQDPIIQVFIQKVFMPEEKRSQTVIDENMAKLPAYFQVLDNALANKTYLNGKNFSLADLNTASVVSIAPHIGLDMSPYKNVNLWLNAIGERPAFQAYSNLRKG
- a CDS encoding alpha/beta hydrolase family protein — encoded protein: MKTVLVTIFCSLFTFMHPALAIPPENQTLAPYQEEADSRHYETFEIKTKVEAYEYEAIVYKPTGTPIKAVLVIYPTIGGVNSIEGSNAQYFSKRGYVVIVPYLFETELNKPNPDMDKLDSDYYRPVVSVISFINYVDFKLNLPSTLPVFALGASQGGITSVLITAYVPRIKAAWFATAGGDLPYIYARSTVLQIREFRERHMRTLGMSDVDQYETYLRGYLKNDPSLSCKDIKVPFHQVIALRDTGVPTVTQELLARECPPHSIDRYKLGHEAGTLTTVLMRKKIFEYFESFI